In Kitasatospora gansuensis, a genomic segment contains:
- a CDS encoding DUF742 domain-containing protein codes for MPESPFGFPAPAEQHTRWYDGAAGPMVRPYALTKGRTRPTGREFDLIALVVSDVPDSPELPIGPEHGAILDLCRDNALSVAEIAAETDLPLGVVRVLLGDLLDAEFIRVSRPVPPAMLPDEHILREVINGLRAL; via the coding sequence CTGCCCGAGTCGCCGTTCGGCTTCCCGGCCCCGGCCGAGCAGCACACCCGCTGGTACGACGGCGCGGCCGGGCCGATGGTCCGCCCGTACGCGCTCACCAAGGGCCGGACCAGGCCCACCGGACGGGAGTTCGACCTGATCGCCCTGGTGGTCAGCGACGTCCCGGACAGCCCGGAGCTGCCGATCGGCCCCGAGCACGGCGCGATCCTCGACCTGTGCCGGGACAACGCGCTCTCGGTGGCCGAGATCGCCGCCGAGACCGACCTGCCGCTCGGGGTGGTCCGGGTGCTGCTCGGCGACCTGCTGGACGCCGAGTTCATCCGGGTCAGCCGCCCCGTACCGCCCGCCATGCTCCCCGACGAGCACATCCTCCGTGAGGTCATCAATGGACTCCGCGCGCTCTGA
- a CDS encoding MHYT domain-containing protein — protein sequence MGHLDHFSFGWPTPAISYVMACVGAALGLRCTLRALSATGASRRNWLVTAAAAIGSGIWTMHFVAMFGFTVDGTELRYNVPLTILSLLVAVLVVGLGVFAVAYGRHRGRSLLLGGLITGVGVAAMHYLGMAAVRLHGVIDYDFGTVALSVLIAVGAATAALWAAVTIRNVYAAAAASLVMGIAVSCMHYTGMAAVQVELHPSRVELGGATPMQFIFPLAVGLGSFLFLTSAFVALSPTAQERAAYREAGQLAIEELDRAA from the coding sequence ATGGGACACCTGGACCACTTCAGTTTCGGCTGGCCGACTCCCGCCATCTCGTACGTGATGGCCTGCGTCGGCGCCGCGCTCGGCCTGCGCTGCACCCTGCGCGCGCTCTCCGCCACCGGCGCCTCCCGGCGGAACTGGCTGGTCACCGCCGCCGCCGCGATCGGCTCGGGCATCTGGACCATGCACTTCGTCGCGATGTTCGGCTTCACCGTGGACGGCACCGAGCTGCGCTACAACGTGCCGCTCACCATCCTGAGCCTGCTGGTCGCCGTCCTGGTGGTCGGCCTCGGCGTGTTCGCCGTGGCGTACGGGCGGCACCGGGGCCGCTCGCTGCTGCTCGGCGGGCTGATCACCGGGGTCGGGGTGGCGGCCATGCACTACCTCGGCATGGCGGCCGTCCGGCTGCACGGCGTGATCGACTACGACTTCGGCACGGTGGCGCTCTCGGTGCTGATCGCGGTCGGCGCGGCGACCGCCGCGCTCTGGGCCGCCGTCACCATCCGCAACGTGTACGCCGCCGCGGCCGCCTCGCTGGTGATGGGCATCGCGGTGAGCTGTATGCACTACACCGGCATGGCCGCCGTCCAGGTCGAACTGCACCCGTCCCGGGTCGAGTTGGGCGGGGCGACGCCGATGCAGTTCATCTTCCCGCTGGCGGTCGGGCTCGGCTCCTTCCTGTTCCTCACCTCGGCGTTCGTCGCGCTCTCCCCGACCGCCCAGGAGCGCGCCGCGTACCGCGAGGCCGGGCAGCTGGCGATCGAGGAGCTCGACCGGGCGGCCTGA
- a CDS encoding ABC transporter permease, giving the protein MSSARPAYRRAPFALLLPALLGLAFLVLPLVGLLIRAPWSDLPAQLTSPEVWEALRLSLVCATAATALSLLLGVPLAWLLARTEFPGRRFVRALVTLPLVLPPVVGGVALLLVLGRNGIAGRWLDSAFGITLPFHTSGVVLAEAFVAMPFLVISVEGALRAADPRYEEAAATLGASRLTAFLRVTLPLIAPGIAAGAVLAWARALGEFGATITFAGNFPGQTQTMPLAVYLAMESDPEAAIALSLVLLAVSITVLAGLRGRWMSST; this is encoded by the coding sequence GTGAGTTCCGCCCGTCCCGCGTACCGGCGGGCACCGTTCGCGCTCCTGCTGCCCGCGCTGCTCGGCCTCGCCTTCCTGGTGCTGCCGCTGGTCGGGCTGCTGATCCGGGCCCCGTGGAGTGACCTGCCCGCGCAGCTCACCAGCCCCGAGGTCTGGGAGGCGCTGCGGCTCTCGCTGGTCTGCGCGACGGCGGCCACCGCGCTGTCGCTGCTGCTCGGGGTACCGCTGGCCTGGCTGCTGGCCAGGACGGAGTTCCCCGGGCGGCGGTTCGTCCGGGCGCTGGTCACCCTGCCGCTGGTGCTGCCGCCGGTGGTCGGCGGGGTGGCCCTGCTGCTGGTGCTCGGCCGCAACGGCATCGCCGGACGCTGGCTGGACTCGGCCTTCGGGATCACCCTGCCGTTCCACACCTCCGGGGTGGTGCTGGCCGAGGCGTTCGTCGCGATGCCGTTCCTGGTGATCAGCGTCGAGGGCGCGCTGCGGGCCGCCGATCCCCGGTACGAGGAGGCCGCCGCCACCCTGGGCGCCTCCCGGCTGACCGCGTTCCTCCGGGTCACCCTGCCGCTGATCGCCCCGGGCATCGCGGCCGGCGCGGTACTCGCCTGGGCCCGCGCGCTCGGCGAGTTCGGCGCCACCATCACGTTCGCCGGCAACTTCCCCGGCCAGACCCAGACCATGCCGCTGGCGGTCTACCTGGCGATGGAGTCCGACCCGGAGGCGGCGATCGC
- a CDS encoding cytochrome P450, which yields MPTTQIPGPTGVPLLGSMFDLKRDPLGTYLSAQREYGDVVRFTAGPPGLRAEFYGVYSPEGAQQVLATQAANFRKENTFYEEIRQSFGNGLLTSQDADYQRQRRLIQPLFTRRRVDGYAEAITAETELMVERWAAAPGGTVDAVDEMSRYALRAVARILFGADLDAALDSVRVNFPVINHYVTARGFQPKRIPRSWPTPTNKQAAAAERALFAVCDTIIAERGTAAAQAEDLLGLLAAARDEDGAQLDPTELREQVLIFLLAGHETTATSLTFALHLLGHYPEVQRRVREELDTVFADGHRPTAADYNALPYLTMVLKEAMRLYPAAPAIGRLAVAESVIGDVVIPAGANVMVAPYVVHRHAGHWKDPESFDPERFAPEAEAARHRYAWFPFGGGPRACIGQHFSMLESVLGLAGVLRAFEVEALDAREVPLTHGITLEAAGPVRIRLTRR from the coding sequence TTGCCGACCACTCAGATACCGGGCCCGACCGGGGTACCGCTGCTGGGCTCGATGTTCGACCTGAAGCGCGACCCGCTGGGCACCTACCTGAGCGCCCAGCGGGAGTACGGCGACGTGGTGCGGTTCACCGCCGGGCCGCCCGGGCTGCGGGCGGAGTTCTACGGTGTCTACTCGCCGGAGGGGGCGCAGCAGGTGCTGGCCACCCAGGCGGCCAACTTCCGCAAGGAGAACACCTTCTACGAGGAGATCCGGCAGAGCTTCGGCAACGGTCTGCTGACCTCGCAGGACGCCGACTACCAGCGCCAGCGCCGGCTGATCCAGCCGCTCTTCACCCGTCGCCGGGTGGACGGCTACGCCGAGGCGATCACGGCGGAGACCGAGCTGATGGTCGAGCGCTGGGCCGCCGCGCCGGGCGGCACGGTGGACGCGGTGGACGAGATGTCCCGGTACGCGCTGCGGGCGGTGGCCCGGATCCTGTTCGGCGCCGACCTGGACGCCGCGCTGGACTCGGTCCGGGTGAACTTCCCGGTGATCAACCACTACGTGACCGCCCGGGGCTTCCAGCCCAAGCGCATCCCGCGCAGCTGGCCGACGCCGACCAACAAGCAGGCGGCCGCCGCCGAGCGGGCCCTGTTCGCGGTCTGCGACACCATCATCGCCGAGCGCGGCACGGCCGCCGCCCAGGCCGAGGACCTGCTCGGCCTGCTGGCCGCCGCCCGGGACGAGGACGGCGCGCAGCTGGACCCGACCGAGCTGCGCGAGCAGGTGCTGATCTTCCTGCTGGCCGGCCACGAGACCACCGCCACGTCGCTGACCTTCGCCCTGCACCTGCTCGGCCACTACCCGGAGGTGCAGCGCCGGGTCCGCGAGGAGCTGGACACGGTGTTCGCCGACGGGCACCGGCCGACCGCCGCCGACTACAACGCGCTGCCGTACCTGACCATGGTGCTCAAGGAGGCGATGCGGCTCTACCCGGCCGCCCCGGCGATCGGCCGCCTCGCGGTCGCGGAGAGCGTGATCGGCGACGTGGTGATCCCGGCCGGGGCCAACGTGATGGTCGCCCCGTACGTGGTGCACCGGCACGCCGGGCACTGGAAGGACCCGGAGAGCTTCGACCCCGAGCGGTTCGCCCCGGAGGCGGAGGCCGCCCGGCACCGGTACGCCTGGTTCCCGTTCGGCGGCGGGCCGCGGGCCTGCATCGGCCAGCACTTCTCGATGCTGGAGTCGGTGCTCGGCCTGGCCGGTGTGCTGCGGGCCTTCGAGGTGGAGGCGCTGGACGCCCGCGAGGTGCCGCTGACCCACGGCATCACCCTGGAGGCCGCAGGCCCGGTCCGGATCCGGCTGACCCGCCGTTAG
- a CDS encoding GTP-binding protein has product MDSARSEHSERLDDSQVLTLKILIAGGFGVGKTTMVGSVSEIRPLRTEEQLSLAGAGVDDLGGVEQKTTTTVAMDFGRITIREGLSVYLFGTPGQDRFWFLWDELATGALGAVVLADTRRLTDCFPAVDFFEHRGIPFVVAVNRFAGTRDFRPEEVSRALDLETDTPVVICDARRKESGKEVLINLVEHAGRVHAARLLAEVGG; this is encoded by the coding sequence ATGGACTCCGCGCGCTCTGAACACTCCGAACGCCTGGATGACAGCCAGGTGTTGACGCTGAAGATCCTGATCGCCGGGGGCTTCGGGGTCGGCAAGACCACCATGGTCGGCTCGGTCAGCGAGATCCGGCCGCTGCGTACCGAGGAGCAGCTCAGCCTGGCCGGGGCCGGGGTGGACGACCTCGGCGGGGTGGAGCAGAAGACCACCACCACGGTGGCGATGGACTTCGGCCGGATCACCATCCGGGAGGGGCTCTCGGTCTACCTGTTCGGCACCCCCGGGCAGGACCGGTTCTGGTTCCTCTGGGACGAGCTGGCCACCGGCGCGCTGGGCGCGGTGGTGCTGGCCGACACCCGGCGGCTGACCGACTGCTTCCCGGCCGTCGACTTCTTCGAGCACCGGGGCATCCCGTTCGTGGTCGCGGTGAACCGCTTCGCGGGCACCCGGGACTTCCGCCCCGAGGAGGTGTCCCGGGCGCTCGACCTGGAGACCGACACGCCCGTGGTGATCTGCGACGCCCGGCGGAAGGAGTCCGGCAAGGAGGTGCTGATCAACCTGGTCGAGCACGCGGGGCGGGTGCACGCGGCCCGGCTGCTCGCCGAGGTCGGCGGCTGA
- a CDS encoding roadblock/LC7 domain-containing protein: MIVPAPRSGEFNWLLDELVSRVAQIRFAVMLSADGLAIGTSAGIGREDGEHLAAVASGFHSLAKGAGRHFEAGEVRQTMVELEHGFLFVAAAGEGSCLAVFAHSDADLGLIAYEMARLVRRVGEHLYTPPRSAVGG, translated from the coding sequence ATGATCGTCCCCGCACCGCGCTCGGGAGAGTTCAACTGGCTGCTCGACGAGCTGGTCTCCCGGGTCGCCCAGATCAGATTCGCCGTGATGCTCTCCGCCGACGGCCTGGCGATCGGCACCTCGGCCGGGATCGGCCGGGAGGACGGCGAGCACCTGGCCGCCGTCGCCTCCGGCTTCCACAGCCTGGCCAAGGGGGCCGGGCGGCACTTCGAGGCGGGTGAAGTCCGGCAGACCATGGTCGAGTTGGAGCACGGCTTCCTGTTCGTCGCGGCGGCCGGCGAGGGCAGCTGCCTGGCGGTCTTCGCGCACTCCGACGCCGACCTCGGCCTGATCGCGTACGAGATGGCCCGCCTGGTCCGCCGGGTCGGCGAGCACCTGTACACGCCACCGCGCAGCGCAGTCGGGGGGTGA
- a CDS encoding DUF3592 domain-containing protein: MSEEKPPKDGGNGATAEIVLRGSRGRSARFVDGWVVIEQRDVVHRIPVAAIDRVVAGSGRVEVVLRAASGPARIHRIRHRGSGEAFVRVVTKALPVLDAAERAGDGGALVESAVLAKSSGGPGRLLRPVNSPLKVFGWLYLAGFGPAFSTPGHRMAGSLLLWVFGPPCLGLAVLGVVGAVRSLPKPWALHRRGITVVATVTGHEREVDQVGDEAPSNRYYAIYEFVDADGVTRTHTARDQEGLVSGGRGEICYDPADPAVIRRAANFGARVYWSVAGIVLILLPMVLVGLAMSVGAMVIAYRFAE; the protein is encoded by the coding sequence ATGTCTGAGGAGAAGCCGCCCAAGGATGGCGGCAACGGGGCGACGGCGGAGATCGTGCTGCGGGGCAGCCGGGGGCGCAGTGCGCGGTTCGTGGACGGGTGGGTGGTGATCGAGCAGCGGGACGTGGTCCATCGGATACCCGTCGCGGCGATCGACCGGGTGGTGGCCGGGTCCGGTCGGGTGGAGGTGGTGCTGCGGGCCGCGAGCGGTCCGGCGCGGATCCACCGGATCCGGCACCGGGGGTCGGGGGAGGCGTTCGTCCGGGTGGTGACCAAGGCGCTGCCGGTCCTGGACGCGGCGGAACGGGCCGGTGACGGCGGGGCGTTGGTGGAGTCGGCCGTCCTCGCGAAGAGCTCCGGGGGACCCGGGCGGCTGTTGCGGCCGGTGAACTCCCCGCTGAAGGTGTTCGGCTGGCTCTACCTGGCCGGGTTCGGGCCGGCGTTCTCAACGCCCGGGCACCGGATGGCGGGGTCCCTGCTGCTCTGGGTCTTCGGCCCGCCCTGTCTCGGCCTCGCTGTGCTGGGCGTCGTCGGCGCCGTGCGGTCCCTCCCCAAGCCCTGGGCGCTGCACCGGCGCGGGATCACCGTCGTCGCCACCGTCACCGGTCACGAGCGCGAGGTTGACCAGGTCGGCGACGAGGCGCCGAGCAACCGGTACTACGCGATCTACGAGTTCGTCGACGCGGACGGGGTGACCCGGACTCATACCGCCCGGGACCAGGAGGGGTTGGTCAGCGGCGGCCGGGGCGAGATCTGCTACGACCCGGCGGACCCGGCCGTGATCCGCCGGGCGGCGAACTTCGGGGCCCGGGTGTACTGGTCGGTGGCAGGCATCGTGCTGATCCTGCTGCCGATGGTCCTGGTCGGGCTCGCCATGAGCGTCGGGGCGATGGTGATCGCGTACCGGTTCGCCGAATGA
- a CDS encoding cation:dicarboxylate symporter family transporter: MTTSTAARRRDRTHYLYLAVILAVLAGIAVGLVAPDFAVELKPIGTGFVNLIKMMISPVIFCTIVLGIGSVTKAAKVGKVGGLALGYFLLMSTVALGIGLLVGNLLEPGSGLHLTQALAKSGHAQATAGHAQNTTDFLLGIIPTTVFSALTEGKVLQTLLVALLAGFALQAMGATGAPVLRGIEHLQRLVFRVMSMIMWLAPVGAFGAIAAVVGATGTAALKSLAVIMIGFYVTCFLFVVLVLGGLLRLAAGVNIFALLRYLGREFLLILSTSSSESALPRLIAKMEHLGVSRPVVGITVPTGYSFNLDGTAIYLTMASIFISEALDKPMSLGQQFGLLIFMIIASKGAAGVTGAGLATLAGGLQSHRPELVDGVGLIVGIDRFMSEARALTNFAGNAVATVLIGHWTKELDHDRLTEVLGGRLPFDETTLVDSHTAAVPAQPDAPVLEKTG, encoded by the coding sequence ATGACGACCAGCACAGCAGCTCGGAGACGGGACCGGACGCACTACCTCTACCTCGCGGTGATCCTCGCGGTCCTGGCCGGTATCGCGGTCGGCCTGGTGGCACCGGACTTCGCGGTGGAGCTGAAGCCGATCGGCACCGGCTTCGTGAACCTGATCAAGATGATGATCAGTCCGGTGATCTTCTGCACCATCGTGCTCGGCATCGGCTCGGTCACCAAAGCCGCCAAGGTCGGCAAGGTCGGCGGCCTCGCGCTCGGCTACTTCCTGCTGATGTCCACCGTCGCGCTCGGCATCGGCCTGCTGGTCGGCAACCTGCTGGAGCCCGGCTCCGGTCTGCACCTCACCCAGGCCCTCGCCAAGTCCGGCCACGCCCAGGCCACCGCCGGGCACGCCCAGAACACCACGGACTTCCTGCTCGGCATCATCCCGACCACGGTCTTCTCCGCGCTCACCGAGGGCAAGGTGCTGCAGACCCTGCTGGTCGCGCTGCTCGCGGGCTTCGCCCTGCAGGCCATGGGCGCGACCGGTGCGCCGGTGCTGCGTGGCATCGAGCACCTGCAGCGGCTGGTCTTCCGGGTGATGTCGATGATCATGTGGCTGGCGCCGGTCGGCGCCTTCGGTGCGATCGCCGCCGTGGTCGGCGCCACCGGCACCGCCGCGCTCAAGAGCCTCGCCGTCATCATGATCGGGTTCTACGTCACCTGTTTCCTGTTCGTGGTGCTGGTGCTCGGCGGGCTGCTCCGGCTCGCCGCCGGGGTCAACATCTTCGCCCTGCTGCGCTACCTCGGCCGGGAGTTCCTGCTGATCCTCTCCACCTCCTCCTCGGAGAGCGCCCTCCCCCGCCTGATCGCCAAGATGGAGCACCTCGGCGTCAGCCGCCCGGTCGTCGGCATCACCGTCCCGACCGGCTACAGCTTCAACCTCGACGGCACCGCGATCTACCTGACGATGGCCTCGATCTTCATCTCCGAGGCGCTCGACAAGCCGATGTCGCTGGGCCAGCAGTTCGGTCTGCTGATCTTCATGATCATCGCCAGCAAGGGCGCCGCCGGAGTCACCGGCGCCGGCCTCGCCACCCTGGCCGGCGGCCTCCAGTCGCACCGGCCCGAACTGGTCGACGGCGTCGGCCTGATCGTCGGCATCGACCGCTTCATGTCCGAGGCCCGCGCCCTCACCAACTTCGCGGGCAACGCCGTCGCCACCGTGCTGATCGGCCACTGGACCAAGGAGCTCGACCACGACCGCCTCACCGAGGTCCTCGGCGGCCGGCTCCCGTTCGACGAGACCACCCTGGTGGACAGTCACACCGCCGCCGTCCCGGCCCAGCCGGACGCCCCCGTGCTGGAGAAGACGGGCTGA
- a CDS encoding sensor histidine kinase, with amino-acid sequence MGTHAGPPAREATAARRPAAHALLRRLRPRTVRARIVALLMVPVVSVMALWSFATVTTAQQIWDLLRLQEVHSELLDPVAATVTGLQAERVAAGQQLAAPGAGREAVLREAAEATDRAVAPLGIGTGYNRADARGLGAEAAGRVDALGAAVGGLAELRRRVTERSVSWAETYAAYTAAIDRAFEVTGATTGLQDHRVASDGRVLLEFARSRELLAREDALLRTGQRSGSLLDSQRAEFAAAVYARRLFEQTAGLDLRPVDRAALLAVFNGTDHRALLRYEDAVRAAADGRGAVEAVSAEQWSVAADNVARTLRTVETNAGAAAAAQARPYALGLFSTSGAAVLLGLLAVVASLLISVQIGRGLVTELIALRNSALELAGRKLPGTMRRLRAGEEIDVETEAPLRPHGEDEIGQVHGALGSVQRAAVTAAVERAEVLSGVSGVFVNLARRSQVLVHRQLTLLDTMERRTEDPEELEDLFRLDHLTTRMRRHAEGLIILSGAAPGRGWRNPVPLMDVVRAAVSEVEDYARVEVHRLPFAAVAGQAVADLTHLVAELVENATGFSPPHTKVHVRGEQVGNGYALEIEDRGLGMGPEALADANRRIEAAQQVDLFDSDRLGLFVVSRLARRQDVRVSLRTSAYGGTTAVVLLPNALLENPRSERAAPGPELPAPAPDAFGSGLLRPTPFPAPRLAVAPTAPAPVPPPPPRLPPSLAEPLDPESDDLPRRVRQASLAPQLREAPERPQTRPRPDGPPRIGRNPEEARAAMSAYQRGWARGKGQRTVNTTEGETR; translated from the coding sequence ATGGGAACCCACGCGGGCCCGCCCGCCCGGGAGGCCACCGCCGCCCGCCGACCCGCCGCGCACGCGCTGCTGCGGCGGCTGCGCCCCCGTACCGTACGCGCCAGGATCGTCGCTCTGCTGATGGTCCCGGTGGTCTCCGTGATGGCCCTCTGGTCCTTCGCCACCGTCACCACCGCGCAGCAGATCTGGGATCTGCTGCGGCTCCAGGAGGTGCACAGCGAACTGCTCGACCCGGTGGCCGCCACCGTGACCGGCCTGCAGGCCGAACGGGTGGCGGCCGGACAGCAGTTGGCCGCGCCGGGAGCCGGCCGGGAGGCGGTGCTCCGGGAGGCCGCCGAGGCCACCGACCGGGCGGTCGCCCCGCTCGGGATCGGCACCGGCTACAACCGGGCCGACGCCCGGGGCCTCGGCGCCGAGGCGGCCGGCCGGGTGGACGCGCTGGGCGCGGCCGTCGGCGGACTGGCCGAGCTGCGCCGCCGGGTGACGGAACGTTCCGTCAGCTGGGCCGAGACCTATGCCGCCTACACCGCCGCGATCGACCGCGCCTTCGAGGTGACCGGCGCGACCACCGGGCTGCAGGACCACCGGGTGGCCTCGGACGGCCGGGTGCTGCTGGAGTTCGCCCGTTCCCGCGAACTCCTGGCCAGGGAGGACGCGTTGCTGCGCACCGGCCAGCGCTCGGGCTCCCTGCTGGACAGCCAGCGCGCCGAGTTCGCCGCCGCCGTCTACGCCCGCCGGCTGTTCGAGCAGACCGCCGGTCTCGACCTGCGCCCGGTGGACCGGGCCGCGCTGCTCGCGGTGTTCAACGGCACCGACCACCGCGCCCTGCTCCGGTACGAGGACGCCGTCCGCGCCGCAGCGGACGGCCGGGGCGCGGTGGAGGCGGTGAGCGCCGAGCAGTGGTCGGTGGCCGCCGACAACGTGGCCCGCACCCTGCGCACGGTGGAGACCAACGCCGGTGCGGCCGCCGCCGCGCAGGCCCGCCCGTACGCGCTCGGACTGTTCAGCACCTCCGGTGCCGCCGTCCTGCTCGGCCTGCTCGCGGTGGTCGCCTCGCTGCTGATCTCGGTGCAGATCGGCCGCGGCCTGGTCACCGAGCTGATCGCGCTGCGGAACTCCGCGCTGGAGCTGGCCGGACGCAAACTCCCGGGCACCATGCGGCGGTTGCGCGCCGGTGAGGAGATCGACGTGGAGACCGAGGCGCCGCTGCGGCCGCACGGCGAGGACGAGATCGGGCAGGTGCACGGCGCGCTCGGCTCGGTCCAGCGGGCGGCTGTGACGGCGGCGGTCGAGCGGGCCGAGGTGCTCTCCGGCGTCTCCGGGGTCTTCGTGAACCTGGCCCGGCGCAGCCAGGTCCTGGTGCACCGTCAGCTCACCCTGCTGGACACCATGGAGCGGCGTACCGAGGACCCGGAGGAGCTGGAGGACCTGTTCCGGCTGGACCACCTGACGACCCGGATGCGGCGGCACGCCGAGGGCCTGATCATCCTCTCCGGGGCGGCCCCGGGCCGGGGTTGGCGCAACCCGGTGCCGCTGATGGACGTGGTCAGGGCGGCGGTCTCCGAGGTCGAGGACTACGCCCGGGTCGAGGTGCACCGGCTGCCGTTCGCCGCCGTCGCGGGGCAGGCGGTCGCCGACCTGACCCACCTGGTGGCCGAACTGGTGGAGAACGCCACCGGGTTCTCGCCCCCGCACACCAAGGTGCACGTCCGGGGCGAGCAGGTCGGCAACGGCTACGCGCTGGAGATCGAGGACCGGGGCCTGGGGATGGGCCCGGAGGCGCTGGCCGACGCCAACCGGCGGATCGAGGCGGCCCAGCAGGTGGACCTGTTCGACAGCGACCGGCTCGGCCTGTTCGTGGTCAGCCGGCTGGCCCGCCGCCAGGACGTCCGGGTCTCGCTCCGGACCTCCGCGTACGGCGGCACCACGGCGGTCGTGCTGCTGCCCAACGCGCTGCTGGAGAACCCCCGTTCGGAGCGCGCGGCCCCCGGGCCGGAGCTTCCCGCGCCGGCCCCGGACGCGTTCGGTTCCGGCCTGCTCCGGCCGACCCCGTTCCCGGCGCCCCGGCTGGCCGTCGCGCCGACCGCTCCGGCACCCGTACCGCCGCCGCCCCCGCGCCTGCCGCCGTCCCTGGCCGAGCCGCTGGACCCGGAGTCGGACGACCTGCCGCGCCGGGTCCGGCAGGCCAGCCTGGCGCCCCAGCTGCGGGAGGCCCCGGAGCGCCCGCAGACCCGGCCCCGGCCGGACGGCCCGCCCCGGATCGGCCGCAACCCGGAGGAGGCCCGCGCCGCGATGTCCGCCTACCAGCGCGGCTGGGCCCGGGGCAAGGGCCAACGGACCGTCAACACCACCGAGGGAGAGACCCGATGA
- the modA gene encoding molybdate ABC transporter substrate-binding protein, whose translation MSITVRRTALAVTALALVTGLTACGSSGSPSATPSASGGPKLSGTVNVFAAASLKESFTELGKKFEAAYPGVTVKFNFGGSSALAQSIVSGAPADVFAAASPATMKTVTDAKAAADSKVFVRNSLTIAVPKGNPKHIAALKDLAGGGLKVALCAKEVPCGAAAVTALKAGEVNLTPVTLEQDVKGALTKVELGEVDASLVYKTDVIADAAKIDGVDFPEAAKAVNDYPIAALTKAPNADGAAAFAAYIQSADARRVLTAAGFQTP comes from the coding sequence ATGTCCATCACCGTCCGTCGCACCGCGCTGGCCGTCACCGCGCTCGCCCTGGTCACCGGGCTGACCGCGTGCGGCAGCTCGGGCTCGCCGTCCGCGACGCCGTCCGCCTCCGGTGGCCCCAAGCTCTCCGGCACGGTCAACGTCTTCGCCGCCGCCTCGCTGAAGGAGAGCTTCACCGAGCTGGGCAAGAAGTTCGAGGCCGCCTACCCGGGCGTCACCGTGAAGTTCAACTTCGGCGGCAGCTCCGCGCTGGCCCAGAGCATCGTCTCGGGCGCCCCCGCCGACGTGTTCGCGGCGGCCAGCCCGGCCACCATGAAGACCGTCACGGACGCCAAGGCGGCCGCCGACTCCAAGGTCTTCGTCCGCAACTCGCTCACCATCGCGGTCCCCAAGGGCAACCCCAAGCACATCGCCGCGCTCAAGGACCTGGCGGGCGGCGGGCTCAAGGTCGCGCTCTGCGCGAAGGAGGTGCCGTGCGGCGCCGCCGCCGTGACCGCGCTCAAGGCGGGCGAGGTCAACCTCACCCCGGTCACCCTGGAGCAGGACGTCAAGGGCGCGCTGACCAAGGTCGAGCTCGGTGAGGTGGACGCCTCGCTCGTGTACAAGACCGATGTGATCGCCGATGCTGCGAAGATCGACGGCGTGGACTTCCCCGAGGCCGCCAAGGCCGTCAACGACTACCCGATCGCCGCGCTGACCAAGGCCCCCAACGCCGACGGCGCCGCCGCGTTCGCCGCCTACATCCAGTCGGCCGACGCCCGCCGGGTGCTCACCGCAGCGGGCTTCCAGACCCCGTGA